Proteins co-encoded in one Ruegeria sp. YS9 genomic window:
- a CDS encoding RlmE family RNA methyltransferase: MAKTPSGKNNSGRGQRDLKVKVKTARGRKLSSTRWLERQLNDPYVKRAQADGYRGRAAYKILELDDKFRFLVPGARVVDLGCAPGGWCQVAVKRVNALGEKSGKRIGSVLGIDLQEVEPVAGAEIHVLDFMEDDADQKVKDWLDGKADVVMSDMAAASSGHKQTDHLRIMALCEAAAYFAFDVLEEGGTFVAKVLAGGAEGDLQKLLKQKFQKVANVKPPASRSDSSEKFVVATGFRGDS, translated from the coding sequence ATGGCGAAGACACCAAGTGGAAAAAACAATTCAGGCCGCGGACAGCGCGACCTGAAGGTCAAGGTCAAGACAGCGCGCGGGCGCAAGCTCAGCTCGACCCGCTGGCTCGAGCGGCAGTTGAACGATCCTTATGTAAAACGCGCTCAGGCCGATGGATATCGTGGGCGAGCGGCATATAAAATTCTGGAACTGGACGACAAATTCCGCTTTCTGGTGCCCGGCGCGCGCGTGGTGGATCTGGGTTGCGCGCCCGGTGGCTGGTGTCAGGTCGCCGTCAAGCGGGTGAACGCGCTGGGCGAGAAATCAGGCAAACGGATCGGATCGGTGCTGGGCATTGACCTGCAAGAGGTCGAACCGGTCGCCGGCGCCGAGATCCATGTTCTGGACTTCATGGAAGATGACGCCGACCAGAAGGTCAAAGACTGGCTGGACGGCAAGGCAGACGTCGTGATGTCGGATATGGCCGCGGCATCATCTGGTCACAAGCAGACCGATCACCTGCGAATCATGGCGCTGTGCGAAGCCGCAGCTTATTTCGCGTTTGACGTTCTGGAAGAAGGCGGAACCTTCGTCGCCAAAGTTCTGGCCGGTGGTGCTGAAGGCGATCTGCAAAAACTGCTGAAGCAGAAGTTTCAGAAAGTTGCCAACGTCAAACCGCCTGCGTCACGCTCGGACAGTTCGGAAAAATTCGTTGTGGCAACAGGGTTTCGCGGCGATTCTTAA
- a CDS encoding Ppx/GppA phosphatase family protein, which produces MAPKRPKGAGAFPKAVESPAPARPDPDALYAALDLGTNSCRMLIAQPKGSGFHVVDSFSKSVQLGAGLERTGRLSRASMSRTVQALRICQQKLKRNKVKRMRLIATEACRRAKNSREFIRQVKRETGLTLEIIQPEEEARLAVISCAPLVSTKTEQLLVVDIGGGSTELVWIDISSVPRRDRPAAIMRLHHGFHTVDSPFPAAKVVDWISVPLGVATLRDQFNDVEDDAARFALMSWFFEENLADFAPYKDEQTREGFQIVGTSGTVTTVAASHLGLKRYDRTKVDGLRMTSDQIDKVIRGYLELGPHGRRRDPRIGEDRQALIMSGSAILQALLRCWPTDRLSVADRGLREGLLYAQMSADGVLEDGPF; this is translated from the coding sequence ATGGCGCCCAAGCGTCCCAAAGGTGCGGGCGCGTTCCCGAAAGCGGTCGAAAGCCCCGCGCCGGCAAGACCCGATCCGGATGCTCTTTATGCGGCACTGGATCTGGGGACAAATAGTTGCCGCATGTTGATAGCCCAGCCCAAGGGAAGTGGGTTTCATGTGGTCGACAGCTTCTCCAAATCCGTGCAGTTGGGCGCGGGTCTGGAACGCACCGGACGACTGTCGCGGGCGTCGATGTCGCGCACCGTTCAGGCATTGCGAATCTGTCAGCAAAAGCTGAAACGCAACAAGGTCAAACGGATGCGTCTGATCGCCACCGAAGCGTGCCGCCGCGCCAAGAACTCGCGCGAATTCATCCGGCAGGTGAAGCGCGAAACCGGGCTCACGCTTGAGATCATTCAGCCCGAGGAAGAAGCCCGTCTGGCGGTGATTTCCTGTGCCCCGCTGGTTTCGACCAAGACCGAGCAGTTGTTGGTCGTCGACATTGGAGGCGGTTCGACCGAATTGGTCTGGATCGACATATCGTCCGTTCCACGCCGCGACCGACCCGCGGCCATCATGCGGCTGCATCACGGGTTTCACACTGTCGACAGCCCTTTTCCCGCGGCCAAGGTCGTTGACTGGATCAGCGTACCGCTGGGCGTCGCCACGCTGCGGGACCAGTTCAATGATGTCGAGGATGACGCCGCCCGTTTCGCGTTGATGAGTTGGTTTTTCGAGGAAAACCTTGCCGATTTTGCGCCCTACAAGGACGAACAGACGCGCGAAGGGTTTCAGATCGTCGGCACCAGCGGCACGGTCACCACCGTGGCGGCCTCGCATCTGGGCCTCAAGCGGTATGACCGGACCAAAGTGGACGGGCTGCGCATGACCAGCGATCAGATTGACAAAGTCATACGCGGGTATTTAGAACTCGGCCCTCATGGGCGGCGCCGGGACCCTCGCATCGGTGAAGACCGGCAAGCCCTGATCATGTCCGGTTCGGCCATATTGCAGGCTTTGCTTCGTTGCTGGCCCACTGACCGCCTTTCGGTGGCGGACCGGGGGCTGCGCGAAGGTCTGCTTTATGCACAGATGAGCGCGGACGGTGTATTGGAAGACGGACCGTTCTGA
- a CDS encoding methyltetrahydrofolate cobalamin methyltransferase — protein MTRTVVESKTKTAVLGFDEPFCVIGERINPTGRKKLAAELEAGDFSTVEKDALAQVAAGATVLDINAGVVYNSNPNPNETEPPLMRQIVELVQGLVDVPLCIDSSVPGALEAGLEAAEGRPLLNSVTGEEERLELVLPLVKKYNVPVVAISNDDTGISEDPDVRFEVAKKIVERAADFGIPAHDIVVDPLVMPIGAMATAGLQVFALVRRLREELGVNTTCGASNVSFGLPNRHGINNAFLPMAMGAGMTSAIMNPVALPVGPKKIAEKKAEIEAKGVILPADMDDETFCQLFGLGSTKPRAGKEMEAIRAANLLTNNDPHGGEWIRFNKAPDEAGAAGAAGGRRGGGRRRRA, from the coding sequence ATGACCCGAACAGTCGTAGAATCAAAAACAAAAACAGCCGTCCTGGGCTTTGACGAACCGTTCTGCGTGATCGGTGAGCGGATCAACCCGACAGGCCGCAAGAAACTGGCCGCCGAGCTGGAAGCGGGCGATTTTTCGACCGTTGAAAAGGACGCCTTGGCTCAGGTGGCAGCTGGCGCGACCGTTCTGGATATCAATGCGGGCGTTGTCTACAACTCGAATCCCAACCCGAACGAGACCGAGCCGCCGCTGATGCGCCAGATTGTCGAACTGGTTCAGGGTCTGGTTGACGTGCCGCTGTGCATCGACTCGTCGGTGCCGGGTGCGTTGGAGGCCGGTCTTGAGGCGGCTGAAGGGCGTCCTCTGCTGAACTCGGTCACCGGCGAAGAAGAGCGTCTGGAGCTGGTTCTGCCGCTGGTCAAGAAGTACAACGTGCCGGTTGTGGCGATCTCGAATGACGACACGGGTATTTCGGAAGATCCCGATGTGCGTTTCGAAGTGGCCAAGAAGATTGTCGAGCGCGCGGCTGATTTCGGCATTCCCGCGCATGACATCGTGGTCGACCCGCTGGTCATGCCCATCGGTGCGATGGCAACTGCTGGTCTGCAGGTATTCGCGCTGGTCCGTCGCTTGCGCGAAGAGCTGGGCGTAAACACCACCTGTGGTGCGTCCAACGTGTCGTTCGGCCTGCCAAATCGCCACGGCATCAACAACGCTTTCCTTCCAATGGCGATGGGTGCTGGTATGACCTCGGCAATCATGAACCCTGTTGCGTTGCCTGTAGGGCCCAAGAAGATCGCAGAGAAAAAGGCCGAGATTGAAGCCAAGGGTGTCATTCTGCCTGCGGACATGGATGATGAAACCTTCTGCCAGCTGTTCGGTCTTGGCTCGACCAAGCCGCGCGCCGGTAAGGAAATGGAGGCCATTCGCGCCGCCAACCTGCTGACCAACAACGACCCGCATGGCGGTGAGTGGATCCGGTTCAACAAAGCACCGGACGAGGCGGGCGCCGCCGGCGCCGCCGGTGGCCGTCGCGGTGGTGGCCGTCGCCGCCGCGCCTGA
- a CDS encoding PhoX family phosphatase — protein sequence MKDDHTLSFDEYDEIISPRPEECDFDRVVERALSRRGFMGGVLAMGSFAAVGGSVLPTGARAAADRFSFEAIPVSTADEVTVPSGYKAEVMVRWGDPLWSDVPEFDHDTRGTAASQARAFGDNTDGQDVFFHDGHVLLVVNNEYTNRGILWGNNPDAKPASDDDIAKGMMAHGVTIVEIANTDGNWGIVKDSPYNRRVTPQTEMTITGPAAGHDLMKTAADPSGTTCKGTWNNCGNGMTPWGSYLACEENFNGYFSAEDENHETSPELKRYGVSASDWGYGWAKIDDRFDVSKNPNEPNRAGYVVEIDPTDPASTPRKLTALGRFKHENAEVIVNNDGRVVVYMGDDERGEFLYRFVSEGVYAAGVDTNALLEKGTLSVAKFNDDGTGEWLDLTPETTGLASQAEVCIHTRQAGSAVGATTMDRPEWVAANPNAPEVYCCLTNNKNRGVKPNAGGDDTSTNGPNPRDKNHYGQILRWRPDGGDHAAAGFGWDLYVLAGNPTVHEDAYAGSENVNADNMFNSPDGLKFDSNGLLWIQTDGNYGNEGDFAGQGNNQMLAGDPVTGEIRRFLVGPNGCEVTGLSWSPDRRTMFVGIQHPGEKGNSHWPEGGDSVPRSAIVAITREDGGLVG from the coding sequence ATGAAAGACGATCACACCCTTTCTTTTGATGAATACGATGAAATCATAAGCCCACGACCCGAAGAATGTGACTTTGACCGCGTTGTCGAGCGTGCGTTGTCGCGTCGCGGGTTTATGGGGGGCGTTCTGGCGATGGGCAGTTTCGCTGCCGTTGGCGGCTCGGTTCTGCCGACAGGTGCCCGCGCGGCGGCGGACCGTTTCTCGTTCGAGGCGATTCCGGTTTCGACGGCGGACGAAGTGACTGTGCCTTCGGGCTACAAGGCCGAGGTCATGGTGCGCTGGGGTGATCCGCTGTGGTCGGACGTTCCGGAATTCGATCATGACACCCGAGGCACGGCGGCCAGTCAGGCACGCGCATTTGGTGACAACACGGATGGCCAGGATGTGTTTTTCCACGACGGCCATGTTCTGCTGGTGGTGAACAACGAATATACCAACCGCGGCATTCTTTGGGGCAACAATCCGGACGCCAAGCCAGCATCCGATGACGACATCGCAAAGGGCATGATGGCGCATGGTGTCACGATCGTGGAAATCGCGAACACCGATGGCAACTGGGGCATCGTAAAGGACAGCCCGTATAACCGCCGCGTTACACCGCAGACCGAAATGACCATCACGGGTCCGGCCGCCGGCCATGACTTGATGAAAACCGCCGCCGATCCGTCCGGCACGACGTGCAAGGGAACATGGAACAATTGCGGAAACGGCATGACACCGTGGGGCTCGTATCTGGCCTGTGAAGAGAACTTCAATGGTTACTTCTCGGCTGAGGATGAAAACCACGAGACCAGCCCGGAACTGAAGCGCTATGGCGTATCGGCCAGCGATTGGGGTTATGGCTGGGCCAAGATCGACGACCGTTTCGACGTCTCGAAAAACCCAAACGAACCGAACCGTGCCGGTTATGTCGTCGAGATCGATCCGACCGATCCGGCATCGACACCGCGCAAGCTGACAGCACTGGGACGCTTCAAGCACGAAAACGCCGAAGTCATAGTGAACAACGACGGCCGTGTCGTCGTTTACATGGGCGATGATGAACGCGGCGAGTTTCTTTACCGCTTTGTCTCGGAAGGGGTTTATGCCGCTGGTGTGGATACCAACGCGCTGTTGGAAAAAGGCACACTTTCGGTTGCCAAGTTCAACGACGACGGAACCGGTGAGTGGCTCGATCTGACACCTGAAACCACCGGGCTTGCATCGCAGGCCGAGGTTTGCATCCACACCCGTCAGGCTGGTTCGGCGGTTGGAGCAACCACCATGGATCGTCCCGAGTGGGTCGCGGCCAATCCAAACGCGCCCGAGGTTTACTGTTGCCTGACCAACAACAAGAACCGTGGCGTCAAGCCGAATGCAGGGGGCGACGATACCTCGACCAACGGCCCGAACCCGCGGGACAAGAACCATTACGGTCAGATCCTTCGCTGGCGTCCGGATGGCGGCGATCATGCTGCGGCTGGCTTCGGCTGGGATCTGTACGTGCTGGCAGGCAATCCCACGGTCCACGAAGACGCCTATGCCGGATCCGAGAACGTGAACGCCGACAACATGTTCAACTCGCCCGACGGTTTGAAGTTCGACAGCAATGGCTTGTTGTGGATCCAGACCGATGGCAATTACGGCAACGAAGGTGACTTTGCCGGTCAGGGCAACAACCAGATGCTGGCAGGTGACCCTGTCACCGGTGAAATCCGCCGCTTTCTGGTTGGACCGAATGGATGCGAGGTCACCGGTCTCAGCTGGTCGCCGGACCGTCGTACGATGTTCGTCGGCATTCAGCACCCGGGCGAAAAAGGCAACAGCCACTGGCCTGAAGGCGGTGACTCGGTGCCGCGTTCGGCCATTGTCGCCATTACCCGCGAAGATGGCGGTCTGGTCGGCTAA
- a CDS encoding methylenetetrahydrofolate reductase: MALLNFKKRDAVENGPVNPTVEAFLQGYSIEVMPRTAEKVDDFRALLPEGTRVYIAHIEGTPIEDMVKTAKRIAAEGYPVMPHFPARIIKDAATLENWIAMYQGEAGVEQALLLAGGVANPHGDFDSSMQLLETGLFDKAGFKRLHVAGHPEGNKDIDPDGSTKNVDDALRWKQKFNETTDAEMALATQFAFDAKPIIAWADSLKEAGIDLPIHIGIAGPAKLQTLIKFAIACGVGPSLKVLQKRAMDVSKLLLPYEPTDVVTELANHKAANPDFNITNVHFFPLGGIKTNANWAINNGGASAKPVNS; this comes from the coding sequence ATGGCTTTGCTGAACTTCAAGAAACGTGATGCGGTCGAAAACGGCCCAGTAAATCCGACCGTCGAAGCCTTTTTGCAGGGCTATTCGATCGAGGTCATGCCGCGTACCGCCGAAAAGGTCGATGACTTCCGCGCGCTGTTGCCCGAGGGGACGCGCGTTTACATCGCCCATATCGAGGGCACGCCGATCGAAGACATGGTCAAGACCGCCAAGCGGATTGCGGCGGAAGGTTACCCTGTCATGCCGCACTTCCCGGCTCGGATCATCAAGGATGCGGCGACGTTGGAAAACTGGATCGCCATGTACCAGGGCGAAGCAGGCGTTGAACAGGCGTTGTTGCTGGCCGGCGGTGTCGCCAACCCGCACGGCGATTTCGACAGCTCGATGCAGCTGCTGGAAACCGGTCTGTTCGACAAGGCGGGCTTCAAGCGCCTGCACGTGGCGGGCCACCCCGAAGGCAACAAGGACATCGACCCGGACGGCTCGACCAAGAATGTCGATGACGCGTTGCGCTGGAAGCAGAAGTTCAACGAGACCACGGATGCCGAAATGGCGCTGGCAACCCAGTTCGCCTTTGACGCCAAGCCGATCATCGCCTGGGCCGACAGCCTGAAAGAAGCGGGTATCGATCTGCCGATCCATATCGGAATCGCGGGTCCGGCCAAGCTGCAAACCCTGATCAAATTCGCCATCGCGTGCGGCGTTGGGCCGTCGCTGAAGGTTCTGCAAAAGCGCGCCATGGATGTCTCCAAGCTGTTGCTGCCCTACGAGCCGACCGATGTCGTGACCGAACTGGCAAACCACAAGGCGGCCAACCCGGATTTCAACATCACCAATGTGCACTTCTTCCCGCTGGGCGGAATCAAGACCAACGCCAACTGGGCGATCAATAACGGCGGCGCTTCGGCAAAGCCTGTAAACTCCTAA
- a CDS encoding LacI family DNA-binding transcriptional regulator translates to MSKHRSAPTLDDVAKAAGVSTATVSRCLNTPQQVVEATRKRVLSAVDSLGYTPNFAARVMAARRSFTIGAIIPTMENAIFARGLQAFQEEIHKQGYTLLVSSSAYQPAAEEEQIRTLVARGADGLLLIGHDRDAQIYDYLERRKVPALVAWSFLPNEPIPSVGFDNRRAMEALTSKIIELGHTRLATISGISKGNDRARLRIQGIKDAMSRHDLSQDDLVVIETSYEIENGAEAFKHLMSNDNPPTAVLCGNDVLAVGAVRQAQQMGLRVPEDVSITGFDDIELARIVAPALTTVHVPHRDMGRKAALALIQMIESNAPGKSVELPTRIVGRESLLGLNR, encoded by the coding sequence ATGTCAAAACATCGGTCCGCACCGACGCTGGATGACGTTGCCAAGGCAGCAGGCGTTTCCACTGCCACCGTGTCACGGTGCTTGAACACCCCGCAACAGGTGGTCGAGGCAACGCGGAAACGTGTTCTGTCTGCCGTGGACTCCCTGGGATACACGCCGAACTTTGCAGCACGCGTGATGGCTGCACGGCGTTCTTTCACGATTGGCGCGATAATCCCGACGATGGAAAATGCAATCTTCGCAAGGGGGTTGCAGGCGTTTCAAGAGGAGATTCACAAACAGGGCTACACCTTGCTGGTCTCCAGTTCGGCCTATCAACCGGCCGCAGAAGAAGAACAGATCCGAACGCTGGTTGCGCGGGGCGCCGACGGGCTGTTGCTGATCGGGCATGACCGTGACGCGCAAATCTACGACTATCTCGAAAGGCGTAAAGTGCCGGCCCTGGTCGCGTGGTCCTTCCTGCCAAACGAACCAATACCGTCCGTCGGGTTTGACAACAGACGGGCGATGGAGGCTTTGACAAGCAAGATCATCGAATTAGGCCATACGCGGTTGGCAACGATTTCAGGCATCAGCAAGGGCAACGACCGTGCGCGCCTGCGGATCCAGGGGATAAAAGACGCGATGTCCCGACATGACCTTTCGCAAGACGATCTGGTCGTGATCGAAACCTCGTACGAGATTGAAAATGGCGCCGAGGCATTCAAGCATCTCATGTCGAATGACAACCCGCCGACCGCGGTTTTGTGCGGCAACGACGTTCTGGCCGTCGGTGCGGTGCGGCAAGCTCAGCAGATGGGACTTCGGGTACCCGAAGATGTATCGATCACCGGATTTGATGATATCGAGCTTGCGCGCATCGTCGCCCCTGCCCTGACAACTGTCCATGTTCCTCATCGTGACATGGGACGCAAGGCTGCTTTGGCGTTGATACAGATGATCGAATCCAACGCACCGGGCAAATCTGTCGAACTGCCGACCCGCATCGTAGGCAGAGAGTCTCTGCTTGGCCTCAACAGGTAG
- a CDS encoding polyphosphate kinase 2 family protein, which translates to MSKHHPPKLSDADLTRKLDKKAYFGQLVELQTRLARIQQAYLFHGLKGVLVFEGWDAAGKGGTIRRISQALDPRSFKVWPIGAPRNYYLNRHYLLRFWERLPPSGAISAFDRSWYGRVLVERIEKLTPETRWRAAYQEINDFERMLVDDGTRIVKLFFHISQEEQMRRFTERLTNPMKRWKLTYEDFRNRKKWDVAEVAVDEMLARTSTEVAPWHVIPSNNKKYARITAMKAIVDAFSKGVDLNPQHLDRRTLEAAGAALDVDQSLIDSLRARTE; encoded by the coding sequence ATGAGTAAACATCACCCCCCAAAACTCTCGGATGCGGATCTGACCAGGAAACTGGACAAAAAAGCCTACTTTGGTCAGTTGGTCGAATTGCAGACAAGATTGGCCAGAATTCAGCAAGCCTATCTGTTTCATGGGCTCAAAGGTGTGTTGGTGTTCGAAGGGTGGGACGCTGCCGGAAAAGGCGGAACCATTCGCAGGATCAGTCAGGCCCTGGACCCGCGCAGCTTCAAGGTCTGGCCCATCGGCGCGCCTCGGAACTACTATCTCAACCGGCATTATCTGCTGCGGTTCTGGGAACGCCTGCCGCCTTCGGGAGCGATTTCCGCTTTCGACCGCAGCTGGTATGGTCGGGTTCTGGTGGAGCGGATCGAAAAACTGACCCCGGAAACGCGCTGGCGGGCCGCGTATCAGGAAATCAATGATTTCGAACGAATGCTGGTCGATGACGGGACTCGAATCGTAAAACTGTTCTTCCACATTTCACAGGAAGAGCAGATGCGCCGTTTTACCGAGCGTCTGACCAATCCGATGAAACGCTGGAAGTTGACTTACGAAGATTTCAGAAACCGCAAAAAATGGGATGTCGCTGAAGTGGCCGTGGATGAAATGCTGGCGCGGACGTCGACGGAAGTTGCGCCTTGGCATGTGATCCCGTCCAACAACAAGAAATACGCGCGGATCACAGCCATGAAGGCCATTGTTGACGCGTTTTCAAAAGGGGTGGATCTGAACCCCCAGCATCTCGATCGCCGAACTTTGGAGGCAGCAGGCGCCGCCTTGGATGTCGACCAGTCCCTGATCGACAGCCTGCGGGCCCGAACCGAGTAA
- a CDS encoding YihY/virulence factor BrkB family protein yields MTTAANPLFGRPVQALWLSIRRFSRKNGFVMSSHVAMSLMMALFPFVLFTVALAGALSQGYVTDELIDLIFGAWPKDVADPIVAELRAVLAGSGSGVITLGGLLAIYFASNGVAAVRAAMNQAYHDEDSWPFWKTRLLCLVLVILGGSAILIIAAVEVVLPVYTKLVAEHTEVAVANWFSVDRLRWTFTVAVPAGTVLLAHLVLPTRRHSLMQILPGVLLTLALWAAGGWAFSIYISQFATYSATYAGLAGAMAALIFLYLYSAILILGAEYNGALIDLQNASEGETA; encoded by the coding sequence ATGACCACTGCCGCGAATCCCCTGTTTGGCCGACCTGTTCAGGCGCTTTGGCTGTCGATCCGTCGGTTCAGCAGAAAGAACGGCTTTGTCATGAGCAGCCATGTGGCCATGTCGCTGATGATGGCGCTGTTTCCTTTTGTGCTGTTCACCGTGGCGCTGGCAGGGGCGTTGTCGCAAGGCTATGTCACGGATGAGTTGATTGACCTGATTTTTGGAGCTTGGCCCAAGGATGTCGCAGATCCCATCGTGGCCGAACTGCGGGCCGTTCTGGCCGGATCCGGTTCGGGTGTCATCACCTTGGGTGGTTTGCTGGCGATCTATTTTGCTTCCAACGGCGTTGCTGCCGTACGTGCAGCCATGAACCAGGCCTACCATGACGAAGACAGTTGGCCGTTCTGGAAAACCCGGCTGCTCTGCCTGGTGCTGGTCATTCTGGGTGGGTCGGCCATTCTGATCATCGCCGCCGTCGAGGTGGTTTTGCCGGTCTATACGAAACTGGTGGCCGAACACACGGAAGTTGCCGTGGCCAACTGGTTTTCCGTGGATCGCCTGCGCTGGACGTTCACGGTGGCGGTTCCTGCGGGCACCGTTCTTCTGGCACATCTCGTGCTGCCGACCCGCAGGCACAGCCTGATGCAAATTCTGCCCGGCGTCCTGCTGACTTTGGCTTTGTGGGCGGCCGGTGGATGGGCGTTTTCAATTTATATCAGCCAGTTCGCCACCTACAGCGCCACCTATGCAGGATTGGCGGGGGCCATGGCGGCATTGATTTTCCTGTATCTCTATTCAGCGATCCTGATTCTGGGGGCCGAATACAATGGTGCATTGATTGATCTGCAAAACGCCTCAGAAGGAGAAACGGCATGA
- a CDS encoding cytochrome c3 family protein — MRFALILACLAIAGEVQAQTPEYVGSDQCTDCHQQEAEAWAGSHHALAWTDTTDGALAADFDGTRFDHDGMSVQFKREAGRYSARVTEKDGATTEYDVHSVVGIEPLQQYLFETEPGRLQSFDVVWDTEQKRWYHLYPDQDLPPDDGLHWTGPYKNWSARCAECHATGFEKNYNPQTRSYTSQQVEIGVGCESCHGPGSAHIDWVREQGSSDGLGNAGFLLSWGKGRTEEEIQQCAGCHSRREAHGNGNPVPGTPYHDAYNLAVLRPGTYHPDGQILDEVYVYGSFLQSKMYAQGVGCMNCHEPHSAELKAEGNGVCTQCHSPAGNPEFATLAAKDYDTPAHHNHPEGGEGAQCKSCHMIQRTYMGVDGRRDHSFRIPRPDLGLGVDACTDCHQDQDQAWAASQIEGWFPESPNRRPHYGTVFKAAAEGQLDTPEGLLAVAMDASQPGIVRATAAYLMQPFGSPEIAAVTASLLQEDDPLIRANAVVLQRQASPADQVRRLEPLLSDPLRNVRIAAAKEFLSIPPQGLTAEQRAKLGQGMSEWQQSISNRLDAPETHLVLGGMALTLRNAPAAEQAFREVVTLDPQRAEAWPMLVQLAQINRGPEAARIVLQEALDRLPDDPNLLQLSQQLSP; from the coding sequence ATGAGATTTGCCCTGATACTGGCCTGCCTTGCAATCGCTGGCGAAGTTCAGGCGCAGACCCCAGAATATGTGGGCTCAGATCAGTGTACTGACTGTCATCAGCAAGAAGCCGAAGCCTGGGCTGGGTCACATCATGCGCTGGCGTGGACAGATACCACTGACGGCGCTCTTGCGGCCGATTTTGACGGAACTCGGTTCGATCATGACGGTATGTCCGTCCAGTTCAAACGTGAGGCAGGCAGGTACTCGGCCCGCGTAACGGAAAAAGACGGTGCGACGACGGAATATGACGTGCATTCCGTCGTTGGAATCGAACCCTTGCAGCAATACCTTTTCGAGACCGAACCGGGCCGTTTGCAAAGCTTCGACGTGGTTTGGGACACAGAGCAAAAGCGCTGGTATCACCTGTACCCTGATCAGGACCTGCCGCCTGATGACGGGTTGCATTGGACAGGCCCCTACAAGAACTGGAGTGCGCGCTGCGCTGAATGTCATGCCACGGGTTTTGAGAAGAACTACAATCCTCAAACCAGATCCTACACGTCTCAGCAGGTCGAAATCGGGGTCGGGTGCGAGTCCTGCCACGGGCCGGGGTCCGCACATATCGATTGGGTCCGGGAACAGGGGTCTTCAGATGGCCTGGGCAATGCCGGCTTTCTGTTGAGTTGGGGCAAGGGGCGGACCGAAGAAGAAATACAGCAATGCGCCGGATGTCATTCCCGGCGCGAGGCGCATGGCAACGGAAACCCGGTTCCGGGAACTCCGTACCATGATGCGTATAATCTGGCTGTGCTGCGCCCCGGGACCTATCATCCCGACGGGCAGATACTGGATGAGGTTTACGTCTACGGCTCGTTCCTGCAATCCAAGATGTACGCGCAGGGCGTCGGATGCATGAACTGCCACGAGCCGCACAGCGCAGAATTGAAAGCCGAAGGAAACGGGGTTTGCACACAGTGCCATTCGCCTGCCGGAAATCCGGAATTCGCCACCCTTGCCGCAAAGGACTATGACACGCCTGCGCATCACAATCACCCGGAAGGCGGGGAAGGGGCCCAATGCAAAAGCTGCCATATGATCCAGCGGACCTATATGGGTGTCGACGGTCGACGCGATCACAGCTTTCGCATACCGCGACCGGATCTTGGGCTGGGCGTTGATGCCTGCACGGACTGCCATCAAGACCAGGACCAGGCCTGGGCTGCAAGCCAGATTGAAGGCTGGTTTCCGGAATCGCCAAATCGACGCCCGCATTACGGGACAGTTTTCAAGGCTGCGGCCGAAGGGCAGCTCGACACGCCCGAGGGTTTGCTTGCCGTCGCAATGGATGCGTCGCAGCCCGGGATCGTCAGAGCAACCGCCGCATATCTTATGCAGCCGTTTGGCTCGCCAGAGATAGCCGCTGTCACAGCGTCGCTTTTGCAGGAAGATGACCCGCTGATACGAGCGAATGCAGTGGTGCTACAGCGTCAGGCCAGCCCGGCAGATCAGGTGCGCAGGCTCGAGCCGTTGCTGTCTGATCCTCTGCGAAACGTGCGCATCGCTGCCGCCAAAGAGTTCTTGAGCATACCGCCGCAGGGCTTGACGGCCGAGCAACGGGCCAAGCTTGGGCAGGGCATGTCGGAATGGCAGCAGTCGATTTCGAATAGGCTGGATGCCCCGGAAACCCACCTTGTACTGGGGGGCATGGCTTTGACGCTTCGCAATGCTCCTGCGGCTGAACAGGCCTTTCGCGAAGTTGTGACGCTGGACCCGCAGCGGGCCGAGGCGTGGCCGATGCTGGTACAACTGGCGCAGATCAATCGCGGTCCGGAAGCTGCGCGCATAGTGCTGCAAGAGGCGCTGGACAGGCTGCCGGATGATCCGAACCTGCTGCAATTGTCGCAACAACTCAGCCCCTGA
- a CDS encoding virulence factor has product MPDVTIVYWRDIPAQVIVGKGRRGAKRQLEERFEQAIDRAAMKVNAKDSDAYLAEWRKAEPFAVEGDPAEIAEAEAVRLETEYDQDRVKALIANDGWA; this is encoded by the coding sequence ATGCCTGACGTCACCATCGTGTATTGGCGCGACATTCCCGCTCAGGTCATCGTCGGCAAAGGCCGTCGTGGCGCAAAGCGGCAGTTGGAGGAACGGTTTGAACAAGCCATCGACCGTGCCGCGATGAAGGTGAACGCCAAGGACAGTGATGCCTATCTGGCCGAATGGCGCAAAGCCGAACCTTTCGCGGTCGAAGGCGATCCTGCCGAGATTGCCGAAGCCGAAGCTGTGCGTCTGGAAACGGAATACGATCAGGACCGCGTCAAAGCGCTGATCGCCAATGACGGTTGGGCATGA